In one window of Zhihengliuella sp. ISTPL4 DNA:
- a CDS encoding helix-turn-helix transcriptional regulator: MAARIPAEERLTNLVVALMATEIGLTKQQILDNVSGYRQRADAGTRSDALEKMFERDKDELRSLGVPIETIGDAADPNDLREARYRIPQAEYDLPGDIEFSPAELAVLRLAGSVWSAESVSGDAQSGVRKIRALGIDGDEPIIGFAPRITARDAAFTPLQDAIERSRVVSFDYLKPGEDAPRRRRIRPLALVDYEARWHVYGVDVDIEEDRTFLLSRIVGDVVLSASTFDASLREGAGERALSGLERVAAENSALLEVTPGTEAALRLGRRATPATQGIRVPFVDLHILADELASYGPEVRVVEPAPLRAAVIGRLRAVVDAHTDSEAGVSA; this comes from the coding sequence ATGGCCGCCCGGATCCCCGCCGAAGAGCGCCTGACGAACCTCGTCGTGGCGCTGATGGCCACGGAGATCGGGCTCACCAAGCAGCAGATCCTCGACAACGTCTCCGGGTACCGCCAGCGCGCCGACGCGGGAACGCGGTCGGATGCCCTCGAGAAGATGTTCGAGCGGGACAAGGACGAGCTCCGCTCTCTCGGCGTCCCCATCGAGACGATCGGCGATGCCGCCGATCCGAATGACCTCCGCGAAGCCCGCTACCGCATTCCGCAAGCGGAATACGATCTGCCGGGGGACATCGAGTTCTCTCCGGCGGAGCTGGCCGTGCTGCGCCTCGCCGGCAGCGTCTGGAGCGCTGAATCCGTCTCCGGCGACGCGCAGTCCGGCGTCCGGAAGATCCGGGCCCTCGGAATCGACGGCGATGAGCCGATCATCGGCTTCGCGCCACGGATCACCGCCCGTGACGCCGCGTTCACACCTCTGCAGGACGCGATCGAACGGAGCCGCGTCGTCTCGTTCGACTACCTCAAGCCAGGGGAGGACGCTCCGCGGCGCCGTCGCATCCGTCCGCTCGCGCTCGTGGACTATGAGGCGCGCTGGCACGTCTACGGCGTCGACGTCGACATCGAGGAGGACCGGACGTTCCTGCTCAGCCGGATCGTCGGCGACGTCGTACTCAGCGCGAGCACCTTCGATGCGTCCCTGCGCGAGGGCGCGGGCGAGCGAGCGTTGAGCGGTCTCGAGCGCGTCGCCGCCGAGAACTCGGCGCTGCTGGAGGTGACCCCCGGGACCGAGGCAGCGCTGCGGCTGGGGCGACGGGCGACGCCCGCGACGCAGGGCATCCGCGTCCCCTTCGTCGACCTGCACATCCTGGCGGACGAGCTCGCGTCCTACGGCCCTGAGGTCCGCGTCGTCGAGCCCGCTCCGCTCCGGGCGGCGGTCATCGGGCGTCTTCGTGCCGTGGTCGACGCCCACACCGATTCCGAGGCGGGGGTATCCGCATGA
- a CDS encoding FKBP-type peptidyl-prolyl cis-trans isomerase — MRKTSAVLATLSLAALALTGCSVTASSADASCDRDGHANGIDSAVTVTGDVGSEPEVEVFAPVRLTETSYADVVTGDGRALVDDAQPLVAQISIYSGATGEQVFATTYDEETTRASTIGSWATQSPGLADVLECATGGTRIVAGLTPEDFGEANLGGFGMDEDDIAVFVIDVVDAFLPKAEGTLQFNDAQGMPTVVRADDGTPGIIIPDSAAPEEQVVQTLIRGDGEELTEEQTPLVHFTAVGWDDKTVLQSTWGQSATDGIRQIAAPVADALVGQPVGSQVLVVLPKTENSAAMAVVVDILGVSPVSAP, encoded by the coding sequence GTGCGTAAAACGTCCGCCGTTCTGGCCACCCTCAGCCTCGCCGCCCTCGCCCTGACGGGGTGCAGCGTGACCGCATCGTCCGCCGACGCCTCGTGCGATCGCGACGGACACGCCAACGGCATCGACAGCGCCGTGACGGTCACGGGGGATGTCGGGTCCGAGCCGGAGGTCGAGGTCTTCGCGCCCGTGCGCCTCACGGAGACGTCCTACGCCGACGTCGTGACGGGGGACGGTCGTGCGCTCGTCGACGACGCCCAGCCCCTCGTCGCTCAGATCTCCATCTACAGCGGTGCCACCGGCGAGCAGGTCTTCGCCACGACGTACGACGAGGAGACCACGCGCGCATCGACCATCGGCTCCTGGGCCACGCAGTCTCCCGGGCTCGCCGACGTCCTGGAGTGCGCCACCGGCGGCACCCGTATCGTCGCGGGCCTCACCCCGGAGGACTTCGGCGAGGCGAACCTCGGCGGCTTCGGCATGGACGAGGACGACATCGCGGTGTTCGTGATCGACGTCGTCGATGCGTTCCTCCCGAAAGCCGAGGGGACACTGCAGTTCAACGACGCGCAGGGCATGCCGACCGTCGTGCGCGCCGATGACGGCACGCCCGGCATCATCATCCCCGACAGCGCCGCCCCGGAGGAGCAGGTCGTCCAGACGTTGATCCGTGGTGACGGCGAGGAACTGACGGAGGAGCAGACTCCGCTCGTGCACTTCACCGCGGTGGGCTGGGACGACAAGACCGTTCTGCAGAGCACGTGGGGGCAGTCCGCCACCGACGGCATCCGTCAGATCGCCGCGCCGGTGGCGGATGCGCTGGTCGGGCAGCCCGTCGGCTCCCAGGTCCTCGTCGTCCTGCCGAAGACCGAGAACTCCGCGGCGATGGCCGTCGTGGTCGACATCCTCGGCGTGTCCCCGGTCTCCGCTCCCTGA
- a CDS encoding tRNA (adenine-N1)-methyltransferase yields the protein MTTPSAPRPSGPFREGDRVQLTGPKGRLHTVTLREDGELHTHHGVLRHRDLIGLPDGSVVANSSGHEYLALRPLLRDFAMSMPRGAAIVYPKDAAQIVMQADIFPGATVVEAGVGSGALSLSLLRAVGSAGRLLSFERREDFAEVAQANVETFFGERPDSWRVVVGDLVAALPDEVEPGTVDRVVLDMLAPWECIDAVADALTPGGVVLCYIATATQLSRVAEFIRGTGLFTDPEASETMVRGWHVEGLAVRPDHRMVAHTGFLLTARRLAPGAVAPSVKRRASKSSYNDEDVELWTPGAVGDREITDKNLRKRAREAGKAAEGARLAAASRESEHATE from the coding sequence ATGACGACCCCTTCCGCGCCCCGTCCCAGCGGGCCCTTCCGCGAAGGCGACCGTGTGCAGCTCACCGGTCCGAAGGGCCGCCTGCACACCGTGACGCTGCGCGAGGACGGCGAACTGCACACCCATCACGGTGTCCTCCGGCACCGAGACCTCATCGGACTCCCGGATGGATCGGTGGTCGCCAACAGCTCGGGCCACGAGTATCTCGCTCTGCGTCCGCTGCTGCGCGACTTCGCGATGTCGATGCCGCGCGGTGCCGCGATCGTCTACCCGAAGGACGCGGCGCAGATCGTCATGCAGGCCGACATCTTCCCCGGCGCCACCGTCGTCGAGGCCGGCGTCGGGTCGGGTGCGCTGTCGCTGTCGCTGCTGCGGGCCGTCGGTTCCGCGGGCCGCCTGCTCTCCTTCGAGCGCCGGGAGGATTTCGCCGAGGTCGCCCAGGCCAACGTGGAGACCTTCTTCGGGGAACGCCCCGACTCCTGGCGGGTCGTCGTGGGAGACCTCGTCGCCGCGCTCCCGGACGAAGTCGAGCCGGGCACCGTCGACCGGGTCGTCCTGGACATGCTCGCGCCGTGGGAGTGCATCGACGCCGTCGCTGACGCACTGACCCCCGGTGGGGTCGTGCTCTGCTACATCGCCACCGCCACACAGCTCTCGCGCGTCGCCGAGTTCATCCGAGGCACCGGGCTCTTCACTGATCCCGAGGCGTCCGAGACGATGGTACGCGGCTGGCACGTCGAAGGCCTGGCGGTCCGTCCGGACCACCGCATGGTCGCGCACACAGGGTTCCTCCTCACGGCCCGCCGTCTCGCTCCGGGGGCCGTGGCCCCGTCGGTGAAGCGTCGCGCCTCGAAGAGCAGCTACAACGACGAGGACGTCGAACTCTGGACCCCGGGAGCGGTGGGGGACAGGGAGATCACCGACAAGAACCTCCGCAAGCGCGCCCGGGAGGCCGGCAAGGCCGCGGAGGGCGCGCGGTTGGCTGCCGCATCGCGCGAATCGGAGCACGCGACGGAATAG
- a CDS encoding HAD family hydrolase, translating to MSNKPRAVLWDMDGTLVDTEPYWMAAETALVESFGGTWSHEDALQLVGSGLVDSAIILQGAGVDMAPEAIVSHLTSAVQESLRAQGVPFRPGAQELLRDLRAAGIPTGLVTMSLRRMALDVVGLIDFEAFDIVVAGDDVDNPKPHPEPYLQAAALLDVDIAEVVVIEDSPTGLRAGLASGALTLGVPHIVPLDGLGAHELWPTLDGRGAADLVELFGSRATITEATR from the coding sequence GTGAGCAACAAGCCCCGCGCGGTCCTCTGGGACATGGATGGAACACTCGTCGACACCGAGCCCTACTGGATGGCGGCCGAGACCGCACTGGTGGAGTCCTTCGGCGGTACCTGGTCGCATGAAGACGCCCTGCAGCTCGTGGGCAGCGGTCTCGTCGACAGCGCGATCATCCTCCAGGGCGCGGGCGTCGACATGGCTCCCGAGGCGATCGTGTCCCACCTGACGAGCGCCGTGCAGGAGTCGTTGCGCGCTCAGGGCGTGCCCTTCCGACCGGGCGCACAAGAGCTCCTCCGCGACCTCCGTGCCGCCGGGATCCCGACCGGCCTGGTCACCATGTCCCTGCGCCGGATGGCGCTCGACGTCGTCGGTCTGATCGACTTCGAGGCCTTCGACATCGTCGTCGCCGGCGACGACGTCGACAACCCCAAGCCCCACCCGGAGCCATACCTCCAGGCCGCCGCTCTCCTCGACGTGGACATCGCCGAGGTGGTGGTGATCGAGGATTCCCCGACCGGCCTCCGCGCCGGTCTCGCCTCCGGCGCTCTGACCCTCGGCGTGCCCCACATCGTCCCGCTCGACGGCCTCGGCGCCCACGAGCTGTGGCCGACCCTCGACGGCCGGGGCGCTGCCGACCTCGTGGAGCTGTTCGGCTCCCGCGCCACGATCACGGAGGCCACCCGATGA
- a CDS encoding PAC2 family protein has product MDVLGSRIIIAAFDGWNDAGEAATGAVGALQAAGGYDLVHSVDPELYFDYQYTRPATRLDAEGRRQMTWPEAGLWRPRDPGPGPEFWILTGAEPARTWQAFASEFIDVALRDDITGFVTLGAMLSDVPHTRPISIFASSQNEQVREAHGLERSVYEGPVGILSVLEHFAENAGIPSVSLWASVPHYVASAAPSPKVTLALLDRLEELTGVDVDRRHLRTEAAAWEASIDAAASEDEDMAEYIRQLERTRDTWDSPDASGDAIAQAFERYLRRRDDGRGDRKR; this is encoded by the coding sequence ATGGACGTTCTCGGTTCGCGCATCATCATCGCCGCCTTCGACGGCTGGAACGACGCCGGTGAGGCCGCGACCGGAGCGGTCGGCGCCCTACAGGCGGCGGGCGGCTACGACCTCGTGCACTCCGTGGACCCCGAGCTGTACTTCGACTACCAGTACACCCGCCCGGCGACGCGACTCGATGCCGAGGGGCGCCGTCAGATGACGTGGCCGGAGGCCGGGCTGTGGCGTCCGCGCGACCCGGGTCCCGGTCCCGAGTTCTGGATCCTCACCGGTGCGGAGCCGGCACGCACCTGGCAGGCGTTCGCGTCCGAGTTCATCGACGTCGCCCTGCGCGACGACATCACGGGCTTCGTCACGCTCGGGGCCATGCTCTCCGACGTTCCGCACACCCGCCCGATCTCGATCTTCGCGTCGAGCCAGAACGAGCAGGTCCGCGAGGCGCACGGCCTGGAGAGGTCGGTGTACGAGGGCCCGGTCGGCATCCTCAGTGTCCTCGAGCACTTCGCCGAGAACGCGGGCATCCCGTCGGTGAGCCTGTGGGCGAGCGTGCCGCACTACGTGGCGTCGGCCGCGCCGTCGCCGAAGGTCACCCTGGCCCTCCTCGACCGCCTCGAAGAGCTCACCGGTGTGGACGTGGATCGCCGGCATCTCCGCACCGAGGCCGCGGCCTGGGAGGCGTCGATCGACGCGGCCGCATCCGAGGACGAGGACATGGCCGAGTACATCCGGCAGCTGGAGCGCACCAGGGACACCTGGGACTCCCCCGATGCCTCCGGTGACGCGATCGCCCAGGCCTTCGAGCGCTACCTGCGGCGCCGTGACGACGGCCGCGGCGACCGCAAGCGCTGA